The segment CTCCTAGCTGAGCTCCGCCTTTAATGGGCGGAGCCGAAGGTTTTGCCCCGCCCATTCGCTCAGGTTAAAGGAACCGCGCAATCCACCACaacgaccaaaaaaaaaaaaaaaaaaaaagcaaccctgGAGGCGGCGAAAAGTGTCCTCACAGAAGGAATGGTGAGGAGTCGCACCAGAGACCCCCCCCCAACATAGAATCCTCGGTCTTCTCATTGAAGGTGCTGACACTCGCTACCCCACTCATCTTTCCTTGAACTTGGCCCGCCCACTTGCCCCAGGAGCTGGGCGGGCGGGGATCACCTGGGGGCGTGGCCGCGCTTGGTAGCCCTTGGGAAGCCCCGCCTTTTCTCCGGCCCCTCACGTGTTCGTCCCTGCTgtgttttttcagacagggtcccATATTGTAGTTGAGGCTGCTTCGACCTCTCAGCAAATTACTTTCCGGTCTCACATCTTCTATCCTCCCTCTCTAGAATAAAAGGGATGCGGGGCGGTGAAGGAGGAAGACTGCAACCCTAAGGCCTAGCAGCTTGCAGGCCTCAGGCTTGACCTACTGAAAGGAGCGTAAGTAGAGGGAGCTTCACGTGCCCTGGAAAAGGCGGGAAGCAGAGGAGGCCCAAGACTCGCACATGCGCACTGCATTCTCAGCCGCTTCTGGGTAGCCCATGCCAGAAGCTTCAGGAACCGGGCTGCACTGGGAGAATTAAGCCTCGATTTTCTTCTTGACGGAGCAAGCATTATTCTGTCCCCCTGAGAAACCTCTTAAGTCTTTGGGGGAGGCGGGGCGGGCTCCCTGAGGTGAAAGACCATCACTACCGGCCTTCGGGACTATAACCTTCTCTGTGCTCCTGTCAGGACTGGGCTCTGTGGCGTTACCTGGCATTGCTTCagagaggcagcaggaagaacCGCCGCACCTCAGCAGCACCTCACTATGCTGTTTCCATTCAGCCTTGACCTCCCCACAGACAGAAGTCTGTGTTCTGCAACCCTATCCAGGCCCCTCTCCCAAGCTTCTAAATGCCATGAAACCCGGTCACTCCACGACGCTGAGGCCCTGTCGAGGCACTTGGCAGAGGGAAGACCTTCTCGAAGCAGAGGCTGTGAATGTTCCAGATGTTGAGCTAGTCTATACCACGCTTGCCCAGTGTAAGGCCCACATTGAGCATTGCGCTATTGTTGCTTAGTGTGGTGTGCCTCACAACTATTGCtcggccatttctttctttccttccttccttccttccttccttccttccttccttccttccttccttccttccttcccaaatGAATGCTAGGAGGAGGGTGGTTTCTTTGACCTGATTCCTGAGTTAGAGCTCTTTCCCACTCCAATTTGATTTCCTTCAAATCTTTTGTACAGGGGCTGCCTAgcataaagggagacaaaccttgcTTTTACCCCTGTGTTTGCTGTTTCCAAACTGCAGGGTCTTGTGTAAGATCCTTCATTTTTTTTACGCCTCAGCATCCCTTCTCTacagactggggtgggggtggggagtcttGGAAGATGACCTGAGTGTTATAATCCCAGATACAGAAAATACTTAGCACGACTCATGCTAGCTCTAGTCTTCCAGGCTTAGACTCACCTGTATCCCAGTAGTGCTTGTGTTTCTGGAGGATGCCTTTCTTCCCATGTGGTAATTTCCCACCATATCCTGACATCTTTCCACAATCGGGTTTCTGTTTGGAGGGCAGCGTTCCTGGGATCACTGTCCCACCACTTGGCTCTGGAGGGTTTGACTTTGAGGATGAATTCAGGTATTTCTCCATGTCAGACTCTGTAACACAATCAAGAAATGTCTTCCACTCTTGGGAGGGCTGCTGTATGGCTAGTTTCTGCAGTCTTGCTAAAATCCCTGACTCTATCAAAGATCCCTGGTCAGATTTGACTCCTTGGACTAGAGGTGTTTGCTGGGCTGTAGGGTCTGACTGCTCAGCTCTCTCTTGGGAGACCAAGTCAGTTTGGGTAGGGAGTTTCTTGTCCGGTCCAGATACGGCCTGGGCTATAGATGTAGCCTCTACTTCTGTAGCTGGAGGTGGTTCTGCTGGTCCAGATTCTGCTGTCCCCACGTGTTCATCTCTGTGTTCTAGTTCCTTTTGAGTTGTATGCACTTTCCCCGCCCCAGGTCCATTCTGGGAGGTGGCTTCCTGTTGATCCGAGTGCACTTTGTGGCTTGGGAATGATTGCTGTGGTACAGGGAAGGCTAATGGGGTGAGAAGTTTCTGGAGCAGAGTAGATTGTTGAACTCCCTGTTCTTGCTGGAATTCAGCTCCTTGCTGGGCAGTGGCCTCATTTGGGAGACTTTGTTTCTGTGGGATACCAAATTCCTGCAGCTCCCTTGATCCTGGGTAGTCTGTGAGGGTCTGCTGTGCCTCAGGTCTCCATTCTGGCCTAGACACAGAGGTAGAACTTGGCTCCATAGTTGTTATTTCCCTTGTGAAAGAAATTGGTCTCCTAGGTTTCATCCTTCTGCCCCCTACCCTTCAGGCTTCCTCTTCACAGATCTTTCATGATGGCACCTCCCTTTGGGCTCTAATCTTTTGTCCTGGCATTCCTGGTCTTTCTTTAGAGCTGGTCCGTGGGTTTTTCACTGCTGGTCCCCACTCCTTGCCAAGTGATCACTCTGTGCCTCTTACTTTGGGAGAGGGGTTAGGGCTAGGAGGAGACTCATGTGCCCAGTACTGTCTTACAAGAGGGGAGGGGCTTGCCCTCTTGTGTCATAAATAGGGCCCCACCCCACTCACTGCTCAGTTAAAATGACCAGTGACCCTTCTCATAAGACAGGTATCTTAACTTAGTCCTCTCTTTCAGCTGGGTGAGTGGTCTCTCCCCCCAGAGATGggaatctcatgtagcccaggctggcctcaagctaccaatcctcctgtcttcatTAACCAAAGTCTGGGAccacaggtgtgtaccactacagTTCATTGTTTTTCCCCCTCCCGATACCAGAGGAATACTTGAGGAGTCTCTATACTTTTAATGAGTTTCCTGTTCATTCATTCTTACATGCTGGTTGCCAGTTGAATTGTCTTAGATTGTTGCTCCGATCATTTTACACTCCCACTAAAACGTAAACAACACAAAGCGGATGCCATTCTGTTTTTATTGGTTCAAAATCCTTTTGAATGGCAGCTGGGATCCTCCTTTCCATCTTTCTAGCCTCGAGCTGTGCTTCTGCATTTATATCTCTTGTACTGTGTTAGAGACCCACAGAGTGCAGTGATAATGATGGGGGTAGTGATgagggtggtggtgatgatgatgatgatgacaggaACCATAAACACTGAAGGTTGTCTAGATGCTAAGAAACCACAATTTCTAAACCTTTATTGCTTCTAACCAGGCAGTCTCTGATTCAGTGCTTCACCTGCCTTTTAGACCCCGGACAGAAGGCATGTAAGAAGAGTGACAAGTGCAGAGGACACAGTGGCAGGTACACAGCTGGGCCGTGCCTTCGAGAGCGCTGGGGTGCTCTTggtgaggatgggggtggggggataagaAGCGCTCCAGGGATGATCATCTCCCTCTCGTTGAGAGAGCCTAGCTGGAGGGCAGAGTCTCGGAACTATAAGGGCAGGGTGAAGCTTGCTAGTTGACATCGCTTGAGAAATTGCTGGCAGGTTCTGGAGGGCCTTTGTGACTTCCTGTGGTGCTTTTGGCGTCCTAGGGCACAAATAAGGGGTGGGGGGCTGTC is part of the Rattus norvegicus strain BN/NHsdMcwi chromosome 1, GRCr8, whole genome shotgun sequence genome and harbors:
- the Lipe gene encoding hormone-sensitive lipase isoform X5; this translates as MKPRRPISFTREITTMEPSSTSVSRPEWRPEAQQTLTDYPGSRELQEFGIPQKQSLPNEATAQQGAEFQQEQGVQQSTLLQKLLTPLAFPVPQQSFPSHKVHSDQQEATSQNGPGAGKVHTTQKELEHRDEHVGTAESGPAEPPPATEVEATSIAQAVSGPDKKLPTQTDLVSQERAEQSDPTAQQTPLVQGVKSDQGSLIESGILARLQKLAIQQPSQEWKTFLDCVTESDMEKYLNSSSKSNPPEPSGGTVIPGTLPSKQKPDCGKMSGYGGKLPHGKKGILQKHKHYWDTASAFSHSMDLRTMTQSLVALAEDNMAFFSSQGPGETARRLSNVFAGVREQALGLEPTLGQLLGVAHHFDLDTETPANGYRSLVHTARCCLAHLLHKSRYVASNRRSIFFRASHNLAELEAYLAALTQLRALAYYAQRLLTINRPGVLFFEGDEGLSADFLQDYVTLHKGCFYGRCLGFQV